In Lactuca sativa cultivar Salinas chromosome 5, Lsat_Salinas_v11, whole genome shotgun sequence, the DNA window aaagtaGTGGACTTTCAGAAACAAAAAATATGAACGTTAAGTTAAAATTATTGTCAGAGAAAACTTTaccaataaaaaaattaatgacGGGTAACAaaattaaaaaggaaaaatagtttaaaaatatTAGTATAATCCATACATGGTTGTCAACGTCCGAAAAGAAAAGATTTTTTAAATACTTGTTACAGGCTGACATTTGGCGATAAGTTTGGGCTTGTTTAGAGGGATCATAATAAATGATTGAAATGTGTCGTTCACTATACATAAAATATTCACTGGCAGGCGATCGTGTTTTTCACAGGATTTATCGTTATTCAAAATTTTCAGTAATAGTCTCTTAAACCCAGAAAGCCTCTCAACCCCTTGACAGTAGTGGGTTGTGGTCACTTCTCTGAAAACATGGTTCTTGCCCCCTCTCTCCTCCCCCCTTTGAGCTCGTCCATTCGCTGGGTGATCCCCTTGCTCTCACGTTCGAGTGTTTGCTCGTCGTTTAGGCCGGTGAGTACTCCGGGCTTCTTCGCACCTGGATAGTAATAGGACCCGGTCATatcaacaacatataaacaaataGCCACGTCACCCTCGAACAAACGAGACAAACTCAATGGCAACTTGTAAAAATGATAAAATTGCCAAAAAAAAATCGATGAAGTAGTGGTTTTTTAGAAATAAAAACTATGTGCGTCAAAATTATTGTCAGAAAaattttaccaaaaaaaattaaCGACGGATAACAAAACTAAAaaggaaaaatagttttaaaaatattAGTATCCATACAACAAACCATACTTCAAATTTAGAACTAACATAATATAATTTTTGCCATTTATTTCATTTATTCCTGAACATTTTAATTGATCAAATACTTGGACAATCAATTAATTATTACAAATTTAAGTTGTAAGAACACAATCAAACACTTTCTATTTGAACACGTCTACAGCCAAAATTAGCTCATCTAAATATCCCATtatgaaaaatatataataaaaatggtCTAAAATTCACTAAAAGAAAGGAATGGGGAAGTTTGTTGGAAGGAATCTCGACTGTGGAAGTGCATGATTACCACATATATTTATGGGAAGATGATAATGGGAGTGCATAGGATTCCTCACAAGAATGTGATTGATGATGACTTTAGCTTAATAATAACCCTTTTTAAACACCTAACAAGTAACCACCCTCTTTACTTCCACTAAATGAATAAACCTAACCCCTACAAATCAACTCCAAAAACCTCCTAAAAACTTTCTTCATTACCTGTACAGTACAACCTCCAAAAGCAGATAAAAAGTGCAATTGCACTTGAgggaatccaatggtgcaataatTATAACCCTTTTCAAACGGCCTAATCCATTAGATTTATCATTTACACAAAACGTTTTTCTTGCTAAACCAAAaagatttatgatttttcttCTTTGTTACTTAATGGTTAAGCACTTAATCCCAGACAGTTTTACATGCTTGTTTCCTTTTGCTTAGTTTGGACAAAATGAAAAAAGACTCTGTTATTTGATAAGACACTAATCATTTACCTATTTATCTTTCGTCTTTTTCCCTAACCATAACGTCATTGAAATCATTTACCTATTTACTAACTGggtctaataaataaaaattttgatcaGCCATTGACTCATTGAGATCTTATTCAATCAACAACGAACTAGAACTAACGACCCCTTAGTCTCATTTAAATGGTTTATTATATCTAGAAAAGAAACAGATCTTGATCTTACTAATGCACCAGTTTATCTAGGGGACATGATTACCCATTTGGCTGCAACtagatgaaaaaaaaaagaagaagaaacaacAGCGCCTTGTTTAGTTGTACAGTATAAGTAGGACATGCAAATGGAAAGTGATGTATCACAATGAAAAAGTGCAAATGTACTTGTGGGCATTCAGTTCTGCAATAAGATACACAAGTAACTTATAAACTGGTAATGGTAAAGAAGGTATATATAATAAGATAAAGGCTGGACCATAAAAGTACAAATACAACAAATATCATCCAATCAAAAACAAGGCCACTGCTTGTGTTTTTACTCCAACTCGCTTTCAGGTTCAGACCCCCACACTTACTGCTTAGTTTTACCTTCATTATCACCTTCCCTACACTATTTAATGCCTACTAAAAATAAGTCAAAATTACCAATGCATTTATAATTATATGGAAGAAAAGTATCGTATTAATCAGAGTATAAAGACAAATGTCTATGTTCATTTGATCTAATAATCTAGAAATATAAAAATTATACCAGCTAAGCCAAGAAAAAACTTATAGGGCTTTCTTGACTTGAAAGAAGTTGGATCTTTCTTTGTTGGCAGCCTCCACGTCATCAGGAGATGCCACTGCTACCACAACTCCTTTCTCTTTGATAGCATCAATTGCATCACCAAATTCCTTGAAGTCATTTAGcctttcaaaaataaaacaaatcaattaaTATGCAATATGCAACtataatttattaaaataaaaagatTGTGGTTATACCTTGTTGATAGTATTTCCTCACGTCTtacttgtctttcttcttctgTAATTCCCAACAAGTACCGCAATAAGCTACAAAAGACATTAGTGTCAGTCTCAGTGAAACTCTGTTCTGTTGTGTCTTGTTCTGTATTTTTAGCGGaaaaatgtattatttattatatCAGATAACTTACCTACTATACCCTTTGGCATCGGGTAATTGGTATGAATCTACATCACCAATTGTTCCGATGATTGCTTTTGTAAGGGTATCATCGTCCATTTCCATTTGACGTAGAAAATCACAGGTTCCATCGTATATATCCAATGTCTTTAACAAATTAGGGTCCCGATAAGATAGGAACGAGAATACTCCTGTTTACAGAAATtggttaaaaaaattaattacatttttataaaaagttgaTTGATTTTTGACCTGAATGAGAGTCGAAATCACAGAAGCCTCCGTAGGCCCCACCACTAACACGCACACGATCCCATAGCCAGGTGTTACTTATGTGTTTTGATATAACATATGCACTACCCTTAAGTTGGTATCCAGTTTCATACACATTTGCAGCTTTTCCAACGTAATTCACCTgtcaataaataaaataatttaataacgaaaaattaaaaatatataagttCGTTTAATGATCttttttcttaaataaaaaaacaacctGTGTGGGTATCACGATTGCTTCATTTATCGAAGGAATTCGTGCATTCCAAGAAGATGATGCAACTGGAGAAGTTACTGGAAGCAAATCAAGAAACTTTCCGACATGTTTTTCTGAGTTTTTAAGGTTTTTCCCATCGGATGTGAGATTCACAAGGCAACCCTTCTTTGAGAGAAGGGTTTTACGGATCTCTTCAAGGGAATTGGAAATTCCATTCCAGTCCTGTTCCACTTTCTCTTCAAGATCTTTCAGATATTCCAGGTAACTGCAAGTataaacaatattattattaatcattttttcccacttattttatttaaaatgatGAATTTAATCCAACCTGACACCACCCATCTGTTCACTAATCCACCCTGCACTGTTTAACTTTGCATCCATTCTTGCAGCTGCAATGCCATGCCCACTGCCCCTTAATCGAttctatattaaaaaatattataaactTCAGACCATATTTTACTAATTGGTGTGAATTGTGATAATCAAATtgtataatttttatattatatgaTTCCAATTAATACCTCCATTCTAGCTTTACTTTGGGAGACAAACTGCTTGAAGCGCTTTTGATCTGCAAACTGAACATCTTGGAGAATACAGTTCACCTGAAATAACAGTGAGTTATAATAAGTTCATTGGAgaaaaatatttatcaaaaaaaattataaatatttaattttagtTAAATGAATATAATAGACTTACAAGGTTGAAAAGATCTTCAGTGCGTGCTGACATGGCTTTGCCTCGAACAATAATATGACTAATAGGAGCTTCAGACCCTCTTTTTGATGAGGTGAAAGGGAATACTGATATGCCACCTGTCTTCCTTCCAATTAACTGATTTAACTGCACAAAGTCCAGGTCTTTTGTACCCATCTCCAGTAATGATTGACTGTTTATCAATAAGTATaaacataatgaataataataatgatatatAATTACTTAATTACCATTCATGTGTCCAAAAGAATCTTACCAAAAGAGTGGAACCAGAGGAAGAAGTTCTTGCTTCAGTGAACTCATGTCAAATACTATTTCAGTGTAAAGAACATCATTTGTGAAGAGATCATGCTGCAAGACTTTCACCCCATTGATATCTCCAACCTTAAAATTATCAAATTTTGTTAAAGATTATCAAAAATCCAGGAGATAAATGAACTACAagataagataaaataaaattaccTCGATTGGGATTTGAGTGGGCTTTTTGGGAATATCTTGCAGTGAGAGACTTGGAACAGATTTTAAAGCTTCTGGTGGGTCAGGAGTTTCTTGTTTCAACTTTAGCTCGTGGGTCATACGTGCCAGCTCAGCAAGATCTTCCTCAGTCATACTTTTTTTAACTTTTTCCAAACTTTCTCTCTCAACTGCTTCATCTTGTGAAGCTTTCTCTGGATCAGGCTGATTAAAAAGTGTATTAAAATTAAATACTGATATCATGTCTTGTAACTGAAAAGGAATAAAATCCTAAATCCAAAATACCTGCATTTCAATCGTGACAAGGTGAGgattatttaaaatatatttctCTATCAAAGGAGCAAATACTGCTTTTGATCCTTCCTTTTCAATTCTAGCTTTCAATGCTGCAAGAGGTTCTTGGTATTTCAATGGTTCAAAAGGATCCATATCATATATCCACTTTCCCTGTAAacaaaaagagtaaaaaaaaagcCATATTTCCAGATAAGACTCAAGTACAAGAAACGAAGCCAAACTTACAATAGAGCGAAGCATCAAGGCAAGGCCACGAGGAAATGATCCGGTGTTATTTTCTCTGAGAGAAAACTCGATTGTGTTCATGGAAGCTTCCACAGCCTCCATGTTAAAACCTTCTTTTGCCAAATTTGTAAGTGTGTCCATGATTAAAGTTTCAACTTTCTGAATGTTTTCTTCAGAAACACCCTTGAGTCCAATGCTAAATTGAGGTTGAAGGAGCTCATCTTCTATCCCACCACCAACAATGGCATCTCCCAAACTACTTTCAAGCAAGATTTTCCTTAAAGGTGAAGCAGGAGTTCCCaacaacaaatgatcaagaaatCCAAGGGCAAGCTCGGTTTCAAGGCCTAGAGGCTCATCAGAAAGCAACCAATTAAGGCATACCATGTGGTTTTTCTTTAAATCACCACCTTCAGCAGCAGGGTATTTCTCAACAACTCTAACTGGTTTTGAAAACAGTTTCTGGGTTTCAATCTTTGATTCAAGGCGAGCTGGACTTGCATCGAACAAATCTAGATATTCTGTAATTGTTGTTCATTTCATAATGTTATGAGTAATATGAGTAATACCACAAAAATTGAACAAATATTAGACAGATGAAAGATGTGTACCACTTAAGATTCGCAGGCGTTCGTTTGTATCATCATCTCCATAAAACCAAATCCTGGCATTGCTTGGATGGTAATACTTACGATGAAAATCCTGTGTATTTTGTATTTGGTAAAAAGGGAATAATCTGATGTAACAAATAAACACAACAATGTAAGTTAAGATGGACATAAACACACCTTGAACTCTTCATATGTGAGTTTGGGTATGACTTGGGGATCACCTCCACTGTCAACACCATAAGCATTGTCTGGAAAAACAGCCTGCAGATATTACAATTGTGGCATCAGTATGATGTTTGAGATGTTAACTCAAGCTTGTAGCAGAGAAAAGACTTTCttaaatgaaaatatatttttacctGTTGAGATGTTCGGCCTAATATGTTATCAGGCTGAGAGTAAACACCTTTCATCTCATTGAATACAACACCTGAAAGCATCATATATAAtaggaaacatgaagagttgttaatTTAGCATTACAAGATTTGATAACATAGAGAAGGAAACTTGATATTAACCTTTATAAGTTATTTCTTCTGAAGGGTCATTCAGCTCGTAATGCCAACCCTCTTGTTGGAAAGTCTTAATGTCCTCCACACATTTAGGAAAGAAGACAGCATCCAGGTATACATCAACCAAGTTATAAAAATCCTACAATTAAAGAAAAAACATGTATTATTAAACTAGATTTGGGAAGGCTATCACCTATGTTTGTTTCCAATAATTAGTCAAAAGTTATTAACCTTTGTGTTTGTGGATGCAACAGGATAGCATGTCCTATCAGGATATGTGAACGCATTTAGAAAGGTGTGCAAGCTCCCCTTCAGTAGTTCAACAAAAGGTTCTTTCAGAGGATACTTTCTTGAACCACATAATACACTGTGTTCCAATATGTGAGGAATTCCAGTTGAATCTTTCCTGCATTAATAGTTGGATGAAGTGACGATTAGTATAACATATGCAGTTATGCACTAATGGATTATGGATTAATCAGCTGTCTCAATTACAATGCATACAAGCATTAAACAATACACAGCAGTTTTCAGATTCTGAAAAGGAA includes these proteins:
- the LOC111877788 gene encoding presequence protease 1, chloroplastic/mitochondrial, whose translation is MMERAVLLRSISSCTSHACIRTFSRSSHRLSSNRHRLIPNIHRRSPLRRHLRQISTALPSRLHFSSRFSPVTPKAIATSSPQFSPDAIGAHDDVAEKLGFEKVSEQFIEECKSTAVLYKHKKTGCEVMSVSNDDENKVFGVVFRTPPKDSTGIPHILEHSVLCGSRKYPLKEPFVELLKGSLHTFLNAFTYPDRTCYPVASTNTKDFYNLVDVYLDAVFFPKCVEDIKTFQQEGWHYELNDPSEEITYKGVVFNEMKGVYSQPDNILGRTSQQAVFPDNAYGVDSGGDPQVIPKLTYEEFKDFHRKYYHPSNARIWFYGDDDTNERLRILSEYLDLFDASPARLESKIETQKLFSKPVRVVEKYPAAEGGDLKKNHMVCLNWLLSDEPLGLETELALGFLDHLLLGTPASPLRKILLESSLGDAIVGGGIEDELLQPQFSIGLKGVSEENIQKVETLIMDTLTNLAKEGFNMEAVEASMNTIEFSLRENNTGSFPRGLALMLRSIGKWIYDMDPFEPLKYQEPLAALKARIEKEGSKAVFAPLIEKYILNNPHLVTIEMQPDPEKASQDEAVERESLEKVKKSMTEEDLAELARMTHELKLKQETPDPPEALKSVPSLSLQDIPKKPTQIPIEVGDINGVKVLQHDLFTNDVLYTEIVFDMSSLKQELLPLVPLFCQSLLEMGTKDLDFVQLNQLIGRKTGGISVFPFTSSKRGSEAPISHIIVRGKAMSARTEDLFNLVNCILQDVQFADQKRFKQFVSQSKARMENRLRGSGHGIAAARMDAKLNSAGWISEQMGGVSYLEYLKDLEEKVEQDWNGISNSLEEIRKTLLSKKGCLVNLTSDGKNLKNSEKHVGKFLDLLPVTSPVASSSWNARIPSINEAIVIPTQVNYVGKAANVYETGYQLKGSAYVISKHISNTWLWDRVRVSGGAYGGFCDFDSHSGVFSFLSYRDPNLLKTLDIYDGTCDFLRQMEMDDDTLTKAIIGTIGDVDSYQLPDAKGYSSLLRYLLGITEEERQVRREEILSTRLNDFKEFGDAIDAIKEKGVVVAVASPDDVEAANKERSNFFQVKKAL